One genomic region from Quercus robur chromosome 4, dhQueRobu3.1, whole genome shotgun sequence encodes:
- the LOC126722940 gene encoding uncharacterized protein LOC126722940 — translation MSPQQQDGEETLVEAALRVLKTGDPYEKARLGDSVASQWLQGTITQPYDSSLDLPVPDRPARLANVKLVSPSLMPKLGKAGSLQSRQAIVHSLVHTESWAIDLSWDIIARFGKQEAMPREFFTDFVKVAQDECRHFTLLAARLEEIGSSYGALPAHDGLWDSAIATSNDLLARLAVEHCVHEARGLDVLPTTISRFRNGGDNETAELLERVVYPEEITHCAAGVKWFKYICLRSSNPAQDQDSLTPQGGAGENGTMEVENEVIQKFHSIVRTHFRGPLKPPFNEEARKAAGFGPRWYEPLAVKEATP, via the exons ATGAGCCCACAGCAGCAAGATGGTGAGGAGACCTTAGTGGAAGCAGCATTACGAGTGCTGAAAACAGGCGACCCATACGAGAAGGCTCGACTCGGTGACTCTGTGGCATCCCAATGGCTACAAGGGACAATCACTCAGCCCTACGACTCTTCCCTGGACCTGCCCGTGCCAGACCGCCCCGCCAGGCTCGCCAAC GTTAAGCTGGTGTCGCCGAGTCTAATGCCGAAACTGGGAAAAGCAGGTAGCTTGCAGAGTAGACAGGCAATTGTGCATAGCCTGGTGCACACTGAGAGCTGGGCTATTGACTTGTCTTGG GATATAATTGCACGTTTTGGTAAGCAAGAGGCAATGCCAAGGGAGTTCTTCACTGATTTTGTCAAGGTGGCTCAAGATGAGTGCCGGCACTTCACTCTCCTTGCAGCACGGCTAGAGGAGATAGGTTCTTCTTATGGAGCATTACCAGCTCATGATGGCCTTTGGGACTCCGCCATTGCTACTTCAAATGATCTCCTTGCACGTCTTGCAGTTGAGCATTGTGTCCATGAG GCCAGAGGACTTGATGTGCTGCCCACAACCATTTCTCGTTTTCGCAATGGAGGTGATAATGAGACAGCAGAATTACTGGAGAGAGTGGTTTACCCAGAGGAGATTACGCATTGTGCTGCAGGGGTTAAATGGTTTAAATATATTTGCCTGAGGTCTAGTAATCCTGCTCAGGATCAGGACAGCTTGACACCTCAAGGTGGGGCAGGAGAAAATGGAACAATGGAGGTTGAAAATGAAGTAATTCAGAAGTTTCACTCAATAGTGAGAACACACTTCAGGGGACCATTGAAACCACCTTTTAATGAGGAGGCAAGGAAAGCGGCTGGGTTTGGTCCTAGGTGGTATGAACCACTTGCTGTCAAAGAGGCCACTCCTTAA